In Vicinamibacteria bacterium, a single genomic region encodes these proteins:
- a CDS encoding ribonuclease HI family protein produces the protein MSLPPPGELVIHIDGASRGNPGEAGFGVHVAGADGAELAGLYGYLGRATNNVAEYQALLHALRWALARGARRVRILSDSELVVRQVEGSYRVKHPDLIPLHREARALIGRLPEVRLAHVPREQNREADRLANRALDEKASDLGSL, from the coding sequence GTGAGCCTCCCCCCTCCGGGTGAGCTCGTGATCCACATCGACGGCGCCAGCCGCGGGAACCCCGGGGAGGCCGGCTTCGGGGTGCATGTGGCCGGGGCCGACGGGGCAGAGCTGGCGGGGCTCTACGGTTACCTAGGCCGAGCCACCAACAACGTGGCGGAATACCAAGCCCTCCTGCACGCCCTCCGCTGGGCCCTGGCCCGGGGCGCGCGCCGTGTTCGCATCTTGTCCGACTCGGAGCTCGTGGTTCGGCAGGTGGAGGGCAGCTACCGGGTCAAGCACCCCGACCTCATTCCCTTGCACCGGGAGGCGCGCGCGCTTATCGGCCGTCTGCCAGAGGTCCGCCTCGCCCACGTCCCCCGCGAGCAGAACCGCGAGGCCGACCGCCTGGCAAACCGAGCGTTAGACGAGAAGGCCTCCGACCTTGGCTCGCTCTAG